TTACATCGACGTTAGCAGGCGAGAGCAGGAAGACCTTCTGAGTCACCCTTTCAATACTTCCGTGAAGACCGAACACGAGTCCGGCAGCAAAGTCGACAAGTCGCTTCGCGTCGGTGTCGTCCATCTCCGTCAGATTCATGATCACCGGAGTGCCCTCGCGGAAGTGTTCCCCGATGGTACGGGCTTCGTTGTAGGTCCGCGGGTGCAGAGTGGTGATGCGGTAGGGCTCCCGCTCGGACACAACCTTGGGCATGATCACCGGTGCGTTCTTCTCCAGACTCTGACGTTCGGGTGTGATGGATGCCACGGGGGCGATTCGCGCCGGACGTCCTGATTCCGCGGGCAGCGAAACAGCGTGGGCGGACGGTTCGCGCTGCGCGGGCGGCGCCACCGCGCGCACCGACTCCTCCCGCGAGGGGGTGTGCGACTGGTGCGACGGCTCGTGCCGTCGTCTGTCCCGCTCGGGCTCCGGGTCGAGCTCGGGCTCGAACTCGTCGTCGGGGTCAAAGCCCCTGCCGTCGTACCCATCGTCCTCCACGAGGCCGAGGTAGACCGCCATCTTGCGCATCGCGCCGGCCATGCTCTGAGTCCTCCGCTCTGTGGTGGATCGGCTGACGCCAACAGTGCCCGCGATCCACGAGGTACACCCCGCTTCATCTGCGGGAATGACCATATTTTGTGCTGTGGTCCGACTTCTTGGCGACGTTACCCGAGCCGTGGTCGGACTCCGAGTACCGCCGTACCGACGCGTACATGTGTCGCCCCGGCCGCAACGGCCTGCTCGAGGTCCGTACTCATCCCCGCTGAAACCATGTTCGCAGCCGGATGGGCCGCGCGCACAAGGGTTGAGAATTCCATCAGCCGCTGGAACGCCGCCAGTTGCCTCCCCGCATACGGCCCGGTGAGCGGCGCGACGGTCATCAGACCGCCGAGTCGCAGACCCTCGGCCGCGTCGATCAGAGAGGCCAACTCCTCGATTCCGTCCGGCGTCACGCCTCCGCGCGCACCGGTCCGCCCCTGTCCCCCGGCAGCGCCGGCCTCCCCTCCCCCGACGCCCGTGGCCGCCTCGCCGAAGTCCGCGTCGAGCGCGACCTGGACCAGGCAGTCCAGTTCGCGCCCGGAGCGCACGGCCTCCTTGGACAGCGCCGTGACCAGCCGCGGCCGGTCGACGGACTGCACCACATCCGCGTAACTCACCACGGAACGTACCTTGTTGGTCTGCAACTGGCCCACAAAGTGCCAGGAAAGGGGCAGGTCCGCACAGTCGGAGGCCTTCGCTCCGGCTTCCTGATCACGGTTCTCGGCCACGTGACGGACACCTAGTTCCGACAAGATCCGCACATCGCTCGCCGGGTAGGTCTTGGTGACGACGATCAGCGTCACCTCTTCCCGCTTGCGGTCCGCGGCCGCGCAGGCGCGCGTGATGCGGTCCTCAACCGCGGCCAGATTCGAGGCCAGTTCGGCCCTGCGGTCGTTCATCCCACCTCAGTCCAGCCACACATAGCCCGCGAGACGGCCGGTGGCCCCCTCGCGGCGGTACGAGAAATGGTCCGCGGACTCCAGCGTGCAGACCTCGGACCCGGCGAGGTCACGGACCCCGAGCCGGTCCAGTTGCGCGTGCACCCCGGCGGTGACGTCGACGGCGGGCGTACCCCAGCTCGTCTCCGCGTACGAGGCGGGCTCGACCTCGGCCACCTCGGCGCGCATCGCGGCCGGGACCTCGTAGCACCTCCCGCAGACGGCCGGGCCGGTGCGGGCGACGATACGGGCGGGTTCGGCGCCGAGTTCGGTCATCGCGCGCAGGGCCGCCGGAACGATTCCCTTGACCATTCCGGGCCGTCCCGCGTGCGCCGCGGCCACCACACCCGCGACCGGGTCGGCGAGGAGCACGGGGGTGCAGTCCGCGGTGAGTACGGCGAGAGCCAGTCCACGGCGTGCGGTGACCAGCGCGTCCGCCTCCGGGAGCTCCTCGTCCGCGGCCCAGGGCCCGACCACGGTCACCGCGGTGTCGCCGTGGACCTGCCGCATCCAGACCACCCGGGCGGCGTCCAGGCCGAGTTCGGCGGCGGCGCGTGCGCGGTTGCCGAGCACCGCGGCCGGGTCGTCACCGACCGCGCCGCCGAGATTGAGCTCCTCGTACGGAGTGGCGCTCACCCCGCCCCACCTGTCGGTGAAGGCGAAGTGCGCGCCACTCGTCGTACGGGTGTGTGCGGTTATCACTTCAGGAAGTCCGGCACGTCCAGCTCCTCGGCGGCGCTGTCCTGGTACCGGGCCGAGGGAACCTGCGGGGTGGTGAGCGAGGAGGTGCCGCGCTCCGAGGCCTCGCTCACGGGCGACGGGCTCACGGGCTCGGACGCCGGCTCCGGGGCGGGGGCCAGGTCGCGGTCCTCGCGCGGGGTGACGCTGCCGAGGCCACCGAAGGCCGGGCGGCTCTCGGTCGCCGGACGGGCCGGGGCGGGAGCCTC
This is a stretch of genomic DNA from Streptomyces sp. NA04227. It encodes these proteins:
- a CDS encoding cell division protein SepF; the protein is MAGAMRKMAVYLGLVEDDGYDGRGFDPDDEFEPELDPEPERDRRRHEPSHQSHTPSREESVRAVAPPAQREPSAHAVSLPAESGRPARIAPVASITPERQSLEKNAPVIMPKVVSEREPYRITTLHPRTYNEARTIGEHFREGTPVIMNLTEMDDTDAKRLVDFAAGLVFGLHGSIERVTQKVFLLSPANVDVTAEDKARIAEGGFFNQS
- a CDS encoding YggS family pyridoxal phosphate enzyme, translated to MNDRRAELASNLAAVEDRITRACAAADRKREEVTLIVVTKTYPASDVRILSELGVRHVAENRDQEAGAKASDCADLPLSWHFVGQLQTNKVRSVVSYADVVQSVDRPRLVTALSKEAVRSGRELDCLVQVALDADFGEAATGVGGGEAGAAGGQGRTGARGGVTPDGIEELASLIDAAEGLRLGGLMTVAPLTGPYAGRQLAAFQRLMEFSTLVRAAHPAANMVSAGMSTDLEQAVAAGATHVRVGTAVLGVRPRLG
- the pgeF gene encoding peptidoglycan editing factor PgeF, which translates into the protein MTAHTRTTSGAHFAFTDRWGGVSATPYEELNLGGAVGDDPAAVLGNRARAAAELGLDAARVVWMRQVHGDTAVTVVGPWAADEELPEADALVTARRGLALAVLTADCTPVLLADPVAGVVAAAHAGRPGMVKGIVPAALRAMTELGAEPARIVARTGPAVCGRCYEVPAAMRAEVAEVEPASYAETSWGTPAVDVTAGVHAQLDRLGVRDLAGSEVCTLESADHFSYRREGATGRLAGYVWLD